The following proteins are encoded in a genomic region of Triticum dicoccoides isolate Atlit2015 ecotype Zavitan chromosome 1B, WEW_v2.0, whole genome shotgun sequence:
- the LOC119307589 gene encoding putative receptor-like protein kinase At4g00960: protein MAPSPRAMRSLSPLYSLLLLTGAAMAAADPWSTDCPSDTNYTRGGVFQANLDDLLSFLPAAASVAAGLAENTTGREPDEAYGLAHCRADVNASECRSCLDTSARDAAIKCPGQKKSTLFYEACLLRHSNVSFFGVADMSWLTGLCNAVNATQPELFKTQLGALMNNLSSRAASSPRLFAADTVDLTPFTKIYGMSQCTRDLAGDDCNRCLAVAVSYIPKFCDGREGGRVATRSCSIRYELYPFYNAQAAEAAMSPPAPPPPAVNGSDHSGPAERAGNDDATAKIALFVSIPVAAVLLVVLTVAFYLCKRKNKKPREHVLLSSAESEDRTDMRSSESLLYDLSTLRAATDNFSEENKLGEGGFGPVYKGTLQDGQDIAVKRLSKTSQQGHVELKNEVVLVAKLQHKNLVRLLGCCIQEEEKLLVYEYLCNKSLDKILFDPARRQELTWGQRYRIIQGIGRGLLYLHEDSRLTIIHRDLKASNILLDPDMNPKISDFGLAKLFSVDASVGNTSHIAGTYGYMAPEYALHGIFSAKSDVYSYGVLVLEIIAGRRNNFSQYPGTNGEDLLTTVWRHWSRGSVSGLLDGCSADGLQPTEMLRCIHVGLLCVQEDAHLRPGMAAVVVMLNSRSITLPVPTPPAYVVSGRASASGRSTTREAQAPAGAVRGPYVNDASVSDLEPR, encoded by the exons ATGGCGCCCTCCCCACGAGCCATGCGTAGCCTGAGCCCACTGTACTCTCTTCTCCTCCTTACCGGCGCAGCCATGGCCGCCGCGGACCCCTGGTCCACCGACTGCCCGAGCGACACAAACTACACCCGCGGCGGCGTTTTCCAGGCCAACCTCGACGACCTCCTCTCGTTCCTCCCCGCCGCTGCGTCGGTCGCGGCCGGGTTGGCCGAGAACACCACCGGCAGAGAGCCCGACGAGGCGTACGGTCTCGCGCACTGCCGCGCCGACGTCAATGCATCCGAGTGCCGCTCGTGCCTCGACACCTCGGCGCGGGACGCGGCCATCAAGTGCCCCGGCCAGAAAAAGTCCACGCTCTTCTACGAAGCCTGCCTCCTGCGCCACTCGAACGTGAGCTTCTTCGGCGTCGCCGACATGTCATGGCTGACCGGCTTATGCAACGCGGTGAACGCGACGCAGCCCGAGTTGTTCAAGACGCAGCTGGGCGCGCTGATGAACAACCTCAGCAGCAGGGCGGCGTCGTCCCCGCGACTGTTCGCGGCCGACACGGTCGACTTGACGCCCTTCACGAAGATCTACGGCATGTCCCAGTGCACGCgcgacctcgccggcgacgactGCAACCGCTGCCTCGCCGTAGCCGTCTCGTACATCCCGAAATTTTGCGACGGGAGGGAGGGAGGACGGGTCGCCACCCGGAGCTGCTCCATCCGGTACGAATTGTATCCTTTCTACAACGCCCAGGCCGCCGAGGCGGCGATGTCCCCGCCGGCACCGCCGCCGCCAGCAGTAAACGGCAGCGATCACTCCGGCCCTGCAGAACGCGCCG GAAACGACGACGCCACAGCCAAGATAGCCCTGTTCGTCTCGATTCCAGTTGCTGCCGTGCTGTTGGTGGTGTTGACAGTTGCTTTCTATCTgtgcaagaggaagaacaagaaaccaCGCGAACATGTGCTTTTATCCAGCGCCG AGAGTGAGGATAGAACAGACATGAGAAGCTCAGAGTCTCTCCTGTACGATCTGAGCACTCTAAGGGCGGCCACTGACAACTTCTCCGAAGAAAATAAGCTCGGGGAAGGCGGGTTTGGGCCGGTCTACAAA GGCACTCTGCAGGATGGGCAGGATATCGCGGTGAAGAGGTTGTCGAAGACCTCTCAGCAAGGGCACGTGGAGCTCAAGAACGAGGTTGTGCTGGTGGCCAAGCTCCAGCACAAGAATCTGGTGCGCTTGCTCGGCTGCTGCATCCAAGAGGAGGAGAAGCTCCTCGTCTACGAGTACCTCTGCAACAAAAGCCTCGACAAGATTCTATTCG ATCCTGCGAGACGGCAGGAGCTTACGTGGGGGCAAAGGTACAGGATCATCCAGGGGATCGGGCGAGGCCTCCTTTACCTCCATGAAGATTCCAGGCTAACCATCATCCACCGGGACCTTAAGGCGAGCAACATCCTGCTAGACCCCGACATGAACCCCAAGATCTCCGATTTCGGCCTCGCCAAGCTGTTCAGCGTGGACGCCAGCGTCGGGAACACCAGCCACATCGCCGGAACCTA TGGGTACATGGCACCGGAGTACGCCTTGCACGGCATCTTCTCCGCCAAATCGGACGTGTACAGCTACGGCGTCCTTGTACTGGAGATCATCGCGGGTCGCCGCAACAATTTCAGCCAGTATCCGGGCACTAATGGCGAAGATCTTCTGACCACG GTCTGGAGGCACTGGAGCCGTGGGAGCGTGTCGGGGTTGCTCGACGGCTGCTCGGCCGACGGGCTCCAGCCGACGGAGATGCTGCGGTGCATCCACGTGGGGCTGCTCTGCGTCCAGGAGGACGCGCACCTCCGGCCAGGCATGGCGGCGGTCGTCGTCATGCTCAACAGCCGCTCGATTACGCTCCCTGTGCCGACGCCGCCGGCCTACGTCGTTTCGGGCCGCGCGAGTGCGTCGGGGAGGAGCACGACGCGCGAGGCACAGGCTCCGGCGGGAGCTGTTCGTGGGCCGTATGTCAACGACGCCTCCGTTTCTGACCTGGAACCCCGGTGA